Proteins co-encoded in one Blastocatellia bacterium genomic window:
- a CDS encoding DUF433 domain-containing protein, producing MSTAIETLLVSSANVCGGRLRIEGTRITVNQIVSLYKQGYTPEEIVDQYANLSFAQVYTALAYFHANKEEIEADLQAEREEALRLEGEFTEAG from the coding sequence ATGAGCACGGCTATTGAAACCCTCTTGGTCAGTTCGGCAAATGTCTGCGGTGGGCGCTTACGCATTGAGGGCACTCGCATCACCGTAAACCAAATCGTGAGCTTGTACAAACAGGGATATACTCCCGAAGAAATTGTAGACCAATACGCTAACCTGTCTTTCGCGCAAGTGTACACCGCACTAGCTTATTTCCACGCAAACAAAGAGGAGATAGAAGCCGACTTGCAAGCTGAGAGGGAAGAAGCTCTAAGGCTTGAGGGAGAATTCACTGAAGCAGGATAA